The DNA window GAATTATTCTACCAGTTTTTTTGTAATTTCTGCTACATGTTTTCCCTGAAAATGGGCTATATCAAGCTCATTTTTGCTTGGCTGTCGGCTTCCATCAGGTGATGCGATTGTTGAAGCACCATAAGGACTGCCACCTGTAATTTCATCAAGGGTCATCTGTCTGCTTTCTGAATAAGGCAATCCGACAATGATCATTCCATGATGCAACAGTGTGGTATGGAAATTGAGGATTGTTGATTCCTGACCGCCATGTTGGGTAGCACTGGATGTAAAAACACTCCCTACTTTGCCTATGAGGTCTCCATTTGCCCATAATTTACCGGTGGCATCAAATAATGTCCGCATCTGAGCGGTCATCATACCAAAACGTGTTGGAGTGCCAAATATTAGGCCATCGGCCTCTGTCAGTGTGTCCAGTGTAGCAGTCGGAATGTGGGAAAAAGTTTCCTTTGATTCAAGAGCTCCTTTCTTTTCCAATACTTCATCTGAAAGCGTTTCTTCAACCTGATAGATATTTACATCTGAACCTTCAACTTCTCTGGCACCTTCAGCAACAGCTTCAGCCAACTGGTAGATATGCCCGAATAAACTGTGAAATATAATATTAATCTTCATTGGATTTTACTCCCCCTCCAAAAGCAATACGACTTTTATACGTCTACAATGGTTGATTTGCTTTACACATATAATTTTGGCAATTTGTAGTGTTTTAAAATATAAATTAGGTGTTTTGTACCTTAATCATACAATAAGCCTTTTTTTCATGAGATTTACAGACAGCACAAAAAGAATTAGTGAAGCTGCGGCTATCCATATAAAATTTCCCAGCATAATGATGTCTAATGAACCGGTAGTCAATGACCTTATAATCATTACAATATGCGTTAAAGGAAGAATTGCATATGCAAGATATTGAAGAATCTGGGGTAAAAGTGAAAGTGGGAAAAACGTACCGCTGAAAAGGAACATGGGGGTTATAAAAAGTATAGACGGGTAAGTGAGTGTGTTTATATTCGGAGAAATAGCAGTAAAACACATTCCAAGACATGCAAAAAGGAAACCTGAAATAAATGAAAAAGGTATAATTAACAGTGAATGAGGATACTCAGCCAGACCCATTATACTGACAATTATCACTACAAGTGTAGCGTTAATTGTACTTCTGGTAGCACCCCACAACATTTCACCGGTGATCACTTCTTCTATGGTCAATGGAGTTGCTATAATGGCATCGAAGGTTTTTTGATAGTACATTCTGACATATGAACCGAACGTACATTCAAAAAAAGAAGCATACATCATGGATACCGCTATCATTGCCGGTGCAATGAATTCAATATACGAAACCCCTTCTATGTTGTTTATATAGGTTCCAAGTCCAAGACCAATAGCGAATAAATACAGTAGTGGACTAAGTAGTGGTGGGAGCAGGTTAACTTTTAGAGTAGTCATAAAGACGTCCTTGTTCCGAAGCCAGACTTTAAAAACCCTGTAACTTAAACTCGGTAGTTTAAAATAGGACATAATCGACATAAGTTCACTCTCTCAGTTTCCTGCCTGTAAGTTTTAAAAAAACGTCTTCAAGTGTAGCTGAACGGACTGTTATTTTTTCGAATTCACACTCCTTCATTAGTCGGTCTGAGATATCTTTAGGCTCATTTGTATATATTTGTACAGTACTATCAAGGGTTTCATAATTGATATCGGTTTTATTCAGACAGGATATAACAGGCTTTGTGTTGTCTACTTCAACTACATCAGAACCTATATATTTTTTAACTATATCATCAGGGTCTCCTTCAATCAGAATTTGTCCGTAATCCATGATAACCAGTCTATCACATAGATACGCTGCTTCTTCCAGATAATGGGTAGTAAGTACAATTGTTACATTTTGCTTTTTTAAACCCCTGATTTTTTCCCATAATAGATGCCTTGCCTGAGGGTCAAGACCCACTGTAGGTTCATCCAGTATCAGTAAACTCGGGTTGTTAACAAGAGCTCTTGCCAGTATTAGACGTCTTTTCATTCCGCCTGATAACATGTAAGTCATTACGTCTTTTTTCTCTTCCAGTTGCACAAATTCAAGTAAACTATTGACACGTTCTTTACTTTCCTTTTTTGGAATGTCAAAATATCGAGAATAAACAAATAGGTTTTCATATACAGTAAAATCAGGGTCAAGGTTGTTTTCCTGTGGGACAACGCCTATGTTTTTTTTTATTTCTTTTTGATGTGTGTTTACATCCATCCCGAATACTTCAAGTTTACCATCATCCTTGGGTGAAACACACTGTATCATCCTCATGGCAGTGGTTTTACCTGCACCGTTTGGTCCCAGAAATCCGAAAACTTCGCTTTTCTCCACTGTAAAATTTATGCCATCAACAGCAACAAGTTCTCCGAATTTCTTTTGCAGGTTTTGAGCAACAATAACTGGAGCTATGAAATCCACCACCTTGGATTCTTAAACATTAACTTTAAGATGCAGATGAAATGAAAAGGGAATATTGACATGCAAGTTATTCAGATGTTTCTTTTTCCATTTTTTCCAGTTCTTTTGGAGAAATCTGTTCAAGCTTATCAGGGTCTGTAACATCCTTATGAACAAAAAGCCCACACCAGCAGCGTTTCATTATATCAAAGTGTTTTCTGTTAAAGGGTATGCAGGGGCATACAAGTTTCATATCCTCTTCACGGTTTCCTGGAAGTGCCTGACATGGACAATAAGGAGCACCCTTTTCCCTTTCAGTCATAACTTCCTGTTCAAGCAGGAAATCAACAAGTTCTTCATCAGGGCTGAATTTGTATCCCAGCGGGTCTACTACTCTGGTGAATAATTCTCTCAGTTTATTTTTTCTTCTTTCAGTTCGTGCTTCGGAAGACATATTATAACCCTTTTATTCTTCAATACCCAGTAATTCAGCATATTTTTTCGGTTTATATCCGATAATAACCTCGTCCCCGATTATAACAAATGGAGTGGCTGTACTTCCCGCTTCACGTTTCATTTCCTCAATTATCCTTTCTTTTTCGTTTTCGTCTTTTAATTTGTCGATGTCAACATAATCATAAGGAATTTTTCTTTTTTCAAAAAACTTCTTAGTTTTTTTACACCACGGACATGTGCTGAGCGTATACATGAACACTTTTTCCATTATCTCCCCTCTTCAAGATTTACGTATATGCTTCCTTCTGATATTTTTGTCTGGTAAGTTGGAATTTTTATTTCATTTGCAGTAACAAATTCACCGGTTCTTACATCAAATTTCCAGTCATGACAAGGACATTTTACTGTATACCCTTCAAGAGAACCTTTTGACAGCAGGCATTCCATGTGTGCGCATTTATTTGATAGTGCATAGATTTCTCTGTCTATTTTTACAAGAAGTATAAGGTTGCCTTCTAATTTGATACCTTTTAAACTATTATCCTGTAAACTGCTTTCATCAATTGCAAAAACCCAAGATTCAGTTATCTAATTCCCCCTGAAAAGATTAAAAGCAATATATTTCTCCCTTTCTTAATAATTAACATCAAATAATATTAACTTTTCCTTCCAACCTGATAACTTAGCACTTCTATTGGGGTTAGTTTTTAGTGACATGAATTAGATACATTCATACTTACTAATGGTGGGAGTATATGCACTTAAACAACGTTAAACTAATTGTATTGCTATCCTTTTTAACGTTTATATTCATATCTGGATGTGTCAGCAATCCTTCTCAAACAAATAATTTAACAGAAGAGGAAACTGCTCAGGGAATTGAGCTTACAGATGATGGACAAAAATACCTTGTTCATCCTGATAAACTGGTTTCTGGAGGACCTGGTAAAGATGGAATCCCATCGATAGACAGTCCAACGTACAACACAGTTGATGAGGCTGACAGATATCTAAGCGATGACGAACTTGTGATGGCTCTCAACTATAATGGCAAAAAGCAGGTTTATCCCTTGCAGATT is part of the Methanohalobium evestigatum Z-7303 genome and encodes:
- a CDS encoding glutaredoxin family protein, producing MEKVFMYTLSTCPWCKKTKKFFEKRKIPYDYVDIDKLKDENEKERIIEEMKREAGSTATPFVIIGDEVIIGYKPKKYAELLGIEE
- a CDS encoding Rieske (2Fe-2S) protein, translated to MTESWVFAIDESSLQDNSLKGIKLEGNLILLVKIDREIYALSNKCAHMECLLSKGSLEGYTVKCPCHDWKFDVRTGEFVTANEIKIPTYQTKISEGSIYVNLEEGR
- a CDS encoding ABC transporter permease, with protein sequence MSIMSYFKLPSLSYRVFKVWLRNKDVFMTTLKVNLLPPLLSPLLYLFAIGLGLGTYINNIEGVSYIEFIAPAMIAVSMMYASFFECTFGSYVRMYYQKTFDAIIATPLTIEEVITGEMLWGATRSTINATLVVIIVSIMGLAEYPHSLLIIPFSFISGFLFACLGMCFTAISPNINTLTYPSILFITPMFLFSGTFFPLSLLPQILQYLAYAILPLTHIVMIIRSLTTGSLDIIMLGNFIWIAAASLILFVLSVNLMKKRLIV
- the wrbA gene encoding NAD(P)H:quinone oxidoreductase, with the protein product MKINIIFHSLFGHIYQLAEAVAEGAREVEGSDVNIYQVEETLSDEVLEKKGALESKETFSHIPTATLDTLTEADGLIFGTPTRFGMMTAQMRTLFDATGKLWANGDLIGKVGSVFTSSATQHGGQESTILNFHTTLLHHGMIIVGLPYSESRQMTLDEITGGSPYGASTIASPDGSRQPSKNELDIAHFQGKHVAEITKKLVE
- a CDS encoding ABC transporter ATP-binding protein produces the protein MDFIAPVIVAQNLQKKFGELVAVDGINFTVEKSEVFGFLGPNGAGKTTAMRMIQCVSPKDDGKLEVFGMDVNTHQKEIKKNIGVVPQENNLDPDFTVYENLFVYSRYFDIPKKESKERVNSLLEFVQLEEKKDVMTYMLSGGMKRRLILARALVNNPSLLILDEPTVGLDPQARHLLWEKIRGLKKQNVTIVLTTHYLEEAAYLCDRLVIMDYGQILIEGDPDDIVKKYIGSDVVEVDNTKPVISCLNKTDINYETLDSTVQIYTNEPKDISDRLMKECEFEKITVRSATLEDVFLKLTGRKLRE
- a CDS encoding ferredoxin-thioredoxin reductase catalytic domain-containing protein, which translates into the protein MSSEARTERRKNKLRELFTRVVDPLGYKFSPDEELVDFLLEQEVMTEREKGAPYCPCQALPGNREEDMKLVCPCIPFNRKHFDIMKRCWCGLFVHKDVTDPDKLEQISPKELEKMEKETSE